The following are from one region of the Fibrobacterota bacterium genome:
- a CDS encoding dienelactone hydrolase family protein, which translates to MFAYASLSLVTLASMLAAVPAAAAVKSEPVAYKQDTTSLEGLMVYDASAKGKIPGIVLVPDWMGMTDLARQYGERVAKLGYVVLVADIYGKTVHPKDMKEASALSGQYKSDRPLMQARGKAALDQLLKSPRVDASKIAAMGFCFGGGVALELARSGARLDGVVSFHGNLDTPHPEMAKNIKGKVLVLHGADDPFVTQDQVKAFQDEMRSAKTDWALVQYGNAVHGFTNPNAGTDNSKGMAYNPEAANRAFIAMQDFYQEIFAPK; encoded by the coding sequence ATGTTCGCGTACGCATCCCTATCGCTCGTCACCCTGGCTTCGATGCTGGCCGCCGTTCCGGCCGCCGCCGCCGTCAAATCCGAACCCGTCGCCTATAAGCAGGACACCACGTCGTTGGAAGGCCTGATGGTATACGATGCTTCCGCCAAGGGGAAGATCCCCGGCATCGTCCTGGTGCCCGACTGGATGGGCATGACCGATCTGGCGCGGCAATACGGGGAACGCGTGGCTAAGCTGGGCTACGTCGTGTTGGTGGCCGACATCTACGGCAAGACCGTGCATCCGAAGGACATGAAGGAAGCATCCGCCCTATCGGGGCAATACAAGAGCGACCGGCCGCTGATGCAGGCGCGCGGCAAGGCCGCCCTCGATCAGCTTCTCAAGTCCCCGCGCGTGGATGCCTCCAAGATCGCGGCCATGGGCTTCTGCTTCGGCGGCGGAGTGGCCCTCGAGCTGGCCCGCAGCGGCGCCAGGCTGGACGGCGTGGTGAGCTTCCATGGCAACCTGGATACGCCGCATCCCGAGATGGCGAAGAACATCAAGGGCAAGGTGCTCGTGCTGCATGGCGCAGACGATCCCTTCGTGACCCAGGACCAGGTGAAGGCTTTCCAGGACGAGATGCGTTCGGCCAAGACCGATTGGGCCCTGGTGCAATACGGGAACGCCGTGCATGGCTTCACCAACCCCAATGCCGGCACCGACAATTCCAAGGGCATGGCCTACAATCCCGAGGCCGCCAACCGCGCCTTCATAGCCATGCAGGATTTCTATCAAGAGATCTTCGCGCCTAAATGA
- a CDS encoding cytochrome ubiquinol oxidase subunit I, giving the protein MEDLMAARSQMAVSLGFHIVFASIGMAMPFLMAVSHWRWLRTGRTVFRDLTRAWSRGVAIFFAVGAVSGTALSFELGLLWPRFMEQAGPVIGMPFSWEGTAFFLEAIALGLFLYGWNRLPPKVHWGVGLAVGISGVLSGIFVVCANAWMNSPAGFTWLNGRATDIDPWRAMFNPAWKGQSLHMLLAAFAATGFAVGGLHALLLRLKPGSEFHREAFRIALAIGSVAALLQPLSGDRLAKGTARRQPAKLAAMEAHFRTEAGAPLYIGGWPDEEGKRVRYGLPIPRMLSFLAFGDLHAEVQGLEDIPRDQWPPVAPVHAAFQIMVGAGTAMAAVAALFLFLSFRRSVWLDHRRFLTLAAICTPLGFIALEAGWTVTEVGRQPWILYGFMRTCDAVTPMPGLVYPFLAFSLVYLFLALVVGWLLLRHIRAAERDYPSARPEAGHA; this is encoded by the coding sequence ATGGAAGACCTCATGGCGGCGCGATCCCAGATGGCGGTCTCCCTCGGCTTCCACATCGTCTTCGCTTCCATCGGAATGGCCATGCCTTTCCTGATGGCCGTCTCCCATTGGCGCTGGCTCCGTACCGGCCGGACCGTATTCCGCGATCTGACCCGGGCCTGGTCCCGCGGCGTGGCCATCTTCTTCGCCGTAGGCGCGGTCTCCGGCACGGCTTTGTCCTTCGAGCTCGGCCTGCTTTGGCCGCGCTTCATGGAACAGGCGGGCCCGGTCATCGGCATGCCCTTTTCCTGGGAAGGCACGGCCTTCTTCCTGGAGGCCATCGCCTTAGGGCTCTTCCTTTACGGTTGGAACCGCCTTCCCCCCAAGGTCCATTGGGGCGTGGGCTTGGCCGTGGGGATATCCGGCGTTCTCTCGGGCATATTCGTGGTCTGCGCCAACGCCTGGATGAACAGCCCCGCGGGCTTCACCTGGCTGAACGGGCGCGCCACGGACATCGATCCCTGGAGGGCCATGTTCAATCCGGCCTGGAAGGGACAGTCCCTGCATATGCTCTTGGCCGCCTTCGCGGCCACCGGTTTCGCCGTGGGCGGACTGCATGCCTTGCTGCTTCGCCTTAAGCCCGGTTCCGAATTCCACCGCGAGGCCTTCCGCATCGCCCTCGCCATAGGCTCGGTCGCGGCCCTCCTGCAACCCTTAAGCGGCGATCGCCTGGCCAAGGGCACCGCCCGCCGGCAGCCCGCCAAGCTGGCGGCCATGGAGGCCCATTTCCGCACCGAAGCCGGCGCCCCCCTGTACATAGGCGGTTGGCCCGACGAGGAGGGGAAACGCGTACGTTACGGTCTCCCGATCCCCAGGATGCTGAGCTTCCTGGCCTTCGGGGATCTCCATGCGGAAGTCCAAGGCCTGGAGGACATCCCCCGCGATCAATGGCCCCCCGTGGCTCCCGTCCACGCGGCCTTCCAGATCATGGTGGGGGCCGGCACGGCCATGGCGGCCGTCGCCGCCTTGTTCCTGTTCCTTTCCTTCCGCCGATCGGTTTGGCTGGACCATCGCCGCTTTCTGACCTTGGCGGCGATCTGCACGCCGCTCGGATTCATCGCATTGGAAGCCGGATGGACCGTCACCGAAGTCGGGCGGCAACCGTGGATCCTCTACGGCTTCATGCGCACGTGCGATGCCGTCACCCCCATGCCGGGATT